The DNA region GCACCAATTGGTCCGTCATGTTGTAGGGTGTTTTTGCGCACATAAGGGCTGGGGATTTAAAGGCTTCAATTCTGGGATAAGCTCTTGTAAGTAATGGCCAATGTTTATGGATGATCGTGTGGCATTATGGTCTGGTAGGGGTGTATAAATGTTATCAAGCACGGTTTATTGATCTAGAGAGGTTGAGATGGTGTGGTGGGAACCATCTCTTGGTCCTGTTTAAGGAGTCTGATTGCTCCACATGTGACATACGCTTCTATACTGCCCAGGCGCGGACGTTCCCCACTACCGTAGCAACCTCTTCCCTCTTCGCCACGCAACAACCATAGTGACCCTTCCTCAATGGGCGGCACTAGCTATGACGCACTTACATTCAGGTGTCAGACACCAAAGATTTTAAAAACCTACATTCACATGACAACAATCGCAAGACAAGCCAGACCTACAGTAGGTGCGAGAGCTTCTCTACTCAACTCTCCCCACAGGTATTTAATGCTTATGTGGTTCCTTTCACAGATTGACCCCCATGCCAGCCAACAAACACCCCTTATACTCTAACTATAAACCACAGCTAGGATTTTCTAACAGTGGGCTGAGGTCTTCTAACAAGTGTGCTGACATAACCTCCATCCTTGCCTCCATGAACGTTGTGCTGTCATTAGTGTCAGTACACACTGCCACATTGGTACATTCCTCTTCTTTTATCTTCCCACAGTGAGATGTCTGTTAAACCATCTTAGACAATATTCTCCGCTTGTTAACCGTTTGAGCTACAAGGGAATGTGCACTTATTATTTATTGTTGTATACTTTATGTGATCTTTTGGCACGTTCTCTATATATTGTGGACAGAACCACAGACATGTacatattgtatatactgtatacaatgtattatttcatGCACTAACTGCTATTATCGTTTATGTACTTGGCACTTATTTTGTGTTTTTCCTCCTTCGCCAGCGACATTGTGAATAAGACTCAGGAATGGTCGAAATGTTAATTTATATCTCTTGCATTTTTCCTGCATCTTCACGCATATCTACCTCTCGTCTTCAATTGGAATAAAACTTGCAGCATTTTTGGTGAATTCGGTGCAGTCAGAGGTCCTTGCCAGAATACATTCCTAGGTCTACAATGTGCTGACGTTAGGTCATATACAGGAGTGCCCTATTCGGAAACAGCCGCTATAAGCCAGAATAATGAGCTGCTCTATGAGAGTCCTTTCTGGCAAACTTGAGCCATCCATCCTGGCAAAAGAAGCATGTCTTGGCAAAATAAGCTCTTTTTTAAGGTGCTCGGAGATGATTCCACAACAATCGGCTACTCCTTTAAGACCTTTTCTCATGTTATGCCTCTGTAACACCTCTGAGCTGAAGGAAGCTATTATGGCAACCAAATATTAGCCCATACTACCATATTTCCCATGAATTGTAGGAATGTCAATTTGATTAAAAGAAGGTTCGGCACAAGAGAAGTCAGATATTTATGAATTCTCCACATCTGAAAAGCTTAATCTTGTCATTTTCTTGTTTCCTATCAGTGTTAGATCCCATAGAAGAATTGCTGTCATCCAGTTTCCAATGGTGAATTTTACATCTATCCCTAGGAATGATTCCGCAACGTCCATTTATACTGAATTGGTTGATGCCGTCATCCAAACTGTTCTTGTTGTTTTCACTCTTctattcttcaccttcttcctgtaCATCATCTCTGTTCTTCTGAAGGTCTTCTTCTCCAATCCTCACATCTGGGAGAAGTCTCGTTACATCCTCTTTGTCCACATGCTCATCAATGATACATTGTTTCTGGCTCTTGGAAATTTCCTTCTATTGTCTACCACTTATTCTGTATCCCTCCCCGTGCCAGTATGTTTCACGCTACAGACCTTGACCTCTTGCTCCTTTCGAGTGACTCCATACAACCTGGCCGTCATGTCTCTAGAACGTTACGTAGCCATATGTTTCCCCTTAAGACATCTAGAGTTTTGCACGGCAAAAAAAGCGCGTTCTATAATTCTCGTAATCTGGGTCATAGGAGTTTGTCCGAGTATTGCCGACCTGACTGTGATAATGTTCTCGACTGAAAAAAGTTTTTTGTCATTGTATGTGGCTTGTGATCTTTCACTATTGGCTTTAACTCCCCAACAAAATGTAATTAAGGCCATCATCAATTTCTCCAGCTTCGCCGTGGTCGCATTAATCATTGCATTTACTTACATTAAAGTAATGCTGGTTGCCAGGAAGATCGGATCTGGTGGTTCATCTGCCCTTAAAGCCAGAAAAACTGTGATGCTCCACGCCTTCCAGCTCATATTATGTATGTTCTCCTTCATCTCCACCATCAACGAGACCCAATTTATCAAATATATTAGATACTTACTCACCTCAAGCTTTCTTATATTCACGTGTTTGCCAAGGCTTCTTAGTCCGGTCATTTATGGGTTAAGAGATGAAGTATTTCGTAAATATATCAAGAAATTATACTTCATAAAATACTGAATTTGTTGGAATAGAAGAACTTGTGTCTGTCATTCATTATGAGGTTTCCAAAACTATAGTTTCATTTAATAAACTGATGTATAAATCACCACGACTCTGTTATTTTTGTGCTTGAGCAGTCTAGAACAAAATGTATAAGTCCTTCACTAGGACATCTACTGCTTCGATCTAATCTACTCGTCCGTCTACTGCCTATAACTTAAGATATTTCCTTCTCAGGAGATTTCCAAGGAACTTTtggtgaaataaaaaacaaactccTGGGGCAGAActgcatagtgtgaccgctcttacagtacagagctctatagtgtgaccgctcttacagtatagagctctatagtgtgaccgctcttacagtacagagctctatagtgtgaccgctcttacagtacagagctctatagtgtgaccgctcttacagtacagagctctatagtgtgaccgctcttacagtacagagctctatagtgtgacagctgttacagtacagagctctatagtgtgaccgctcttacagtacagagctctatagtgtgaccgctcttacagtacagagctctatagtgtgaccgctcttacagtacagagctctatagtgtgaccgctcttacagtatagagctctatagtgtgactgctcttacagtacagagctctatagtgtgaccgctcttacagtacagagctctatagtatgaccgctagtgatgagcgatcactaaaatgctcaggtgctcgttgctcgggttgagcagattggaatactcatgTACTcgaccagaacaacgagcccaatgtaagtctatgggagacctaagtatttttaccgcgatccccccgtggGTCCTTTTAagttctaaaaatgtctgaaaattatggaaacgcTGCTCTAATGACATAGGGACATCATGGGCATCACCCCTGGaatcattcctgactcctagttcagagctttaatcatttttttctgagattcatgccatttttcctggtgccacaaaaaatacactataacgaaaccaaaatgggttttgctgcgAAATAtgacaaggtacatcctttgcaggttagtgacttgcctgtaaggccaaatatttaaccccagacataAAATtttctcccccacttaggcttagttcagacgctgcgtttttgaagcatttttcaactttaacatttttttcaaccactacaaatgcattcactgggaaatgtcattgtaacatgtaaccccCCTAGCTGCCATGTGGTTTGtggcacataagcagacccatcttgtttcatttatgaaggagggactcttaaagtcacagagcctatttttactggtgcatcaggtggcattaatcttcttaaagggccattattaaactgttgtagcctatgctgtgagtggatgggctgccaagaattataacgcaccacaatacccctttcataagatgtccatggGGGACTCCGGAAAAAATGttgcaatgaatgcaaggcctgccctgctaccaattcatgtgcaccccaataagcctttgaacccacatactggatgggcccatgaaagtccacttcacaatatgcattttgtgctctttactcctttgttttacacattggcagcaaggccagccctgctgcatagtcatatacaccccattacGAACCCACATTGTAATAAGATTATGCTAATGTTCTATGGAGACCGATGACGTGAGTCAGAATGACGACAAACACGGTATCACAGCTCAAGATATATATATTGTAGGAAGATGAACTTCAGATGACTGATGCAAATGGCAGCTTTACAGATAAGCAAGTAAACAGTCTGAAGAATATGCAGATATTAGAAGTACAGACCGAGGGTGCAAGTACAAGTCCAGCAATGCCGTATCCAGAGGTCAGAGCCTGGGCAGGCTCCTAGCAGAGGGGCAGACCGGAGCAGAGGTGGGTGCAGAGCAGGTGAAGAGTAGCAGAGTCTTTCCGGTGGTACGTAGATCCAGAAGCAAGCGGGGTATCCCGAGGAGTAGAAGAAACAAGCAGGTTGCAAGTCCTTGAGCTTGGCAGCAGGTGAGATACAAGATACacaagcaaggtatagtgtgcagagttcctttatatatgcagcagacaggaaacaaggagcatcagacaggaaacaagatggcccccatgAAGCCAGCCACTCCATCTTGGGTAAGGGCAGAATCCTACAGAAGTAAGGGCAAGAACAGACAAAACAGGTATGCAGGTCTCAGTCCTtacacacatactggatgggcccatgaaaatccacttcacaatatgcattttgtactcccgtactcctttgttttacacattggcatgaaggccagccatgctgcatagtcatatgcaccccattacaccttggaacccacatactggatgggcccatgaaaatccgctcgtattttttaatggtatgatggttccctctttgcagaattatttacaggagaatttggtaattttatttgccatgtttttaacactaagggtcagatacggctttaaataaggctaatacttgcaatacaagacaattttattgcaaactacaaaattcaaggaatagtatgtttGAATAGTGTGCGTGCATATgcgtttgtatatgttaacatacaaaggataataagtacatataaggattaaatacatatagtgattacgtacactgtgttccaaatgattctgcacatagagtttaggagtgataaggttagaatttttttgtttgtcatgtaaactcattgatggtgatgtgtgtcagtgcTCTTTATAtctctgaaagcaattgcagatacctgtgcacattagtttggcaggtgtgtccaaataaaggcgagACTActtaagaatagtgttgagcgataccgtccgatacttgaaagtatcggtatcggaaagtatcggccgataccggcaaagtatcggatccaatccgataccgatacccgataccaatacaagtcaatgggactcaagtatcggacggtattcctgatggttcccagggtctgaaggagaggaaactctccttcaggccctgggatccatataaatgtgtaaaagaaagaattaaaataaaaaatatcgctatactcacctgtccgacgcagcctggacctcagcgagggaaccggcagcgttgtttgtttaaaattcgcgcttttacttggttacgtgaagtcccggcttgtgattggtcagggcggccatgttgccgggacgcggaccaatcacaacaagccgtgacgaaattacatcacggcttgctgtgattggtccgcgtcccggcaacatggccgccattaaccaatcacaagccgtgacgtcacgggaggctggacacgcgcgctttttaaaaagcgcgcgtgtccagcctccagtgacgtcccggcttatgattggtcacggcgccatgttgccgggacgcggaccaatcacagcaagccgtgacgaaattacgtcacggcttgctgtgattggtccgcgtcccggcaacatggccgccattaaccaatcacaagccgtgacgtcatgggaggctggacacgcgcgctttttaaaatgggcgcatgtccagcctcccgtgacgtcccggcttgtgattggttgcgccgcggtcaaccaatcacaagccgggaggcttgtataatacatcagctgagaggtgatacatgggaatgtgagacacatcctgcaaattcgaccaaacttattatgcaataattgatgttttgacaacattggcagtttccccttgtttggtttagttcatcctcactcattttgtgcgccgcggtcaaccaatcacaagccgggaggctggacacgcgcccattttaaaatgcgcgcgtgtccagcctcccgtgacgtcacggcttgtgattggttgcgtctcccatgtgactgcgacgcaaccaatcacaaagccgggacgtaattttaaaatccttaaggacctgaaattacgtcacggcttgctgtgattggttgcgtcgcccatgtgactgcgacgcaaccaatcacaacgccggaacgtaattttaaaatcctgaaggacctgaaattacgtcacggcttgctgtgattggttgcgtcccggtcacatgggcggcacgcaaccaatcacaagccgggactcacgtaaaggaaagaaaagcgcgaattttaaacaaagaacgctgccgcttccctcggtaaggtgcaggctgcgtcggagaggtgagtatagcaatattttttattttaattctctcttttacacatttttacattaatgttgtttcgataccgatacccgatatcacaaaaatatcggatctcggtatcggaattccgatacagcaagtatcggccgatacccgatacttgcagtatcggaatgctcaacactacttaagaatagtgttgagcattccgataccgcaagaatcgggtatcggccgatacttgcgggtatcggaattccgataccgagatccgatacttttgtggtatcgggtatcggtatcgaaacaacattaatgtaaaaatgtgtaaaagagagaattaaaataaaaaatattgctatactcacctctccgacgcagcctgcaccttaccgagggaagcggcagcgttctttgtttaaaatttgcgcttttctttcctttacgtgaagtcccggcttgtgattggttgcgtcgcccatgtgactgcgatgcaaccaatcacaaagccgggacgtaattttaaaatccttaaggacctgaaattacgtcacggcttgctgtgattggttgcgtcgcccatgtgactgcgacgcaaccaatcacaaagccgggacttcacgtaaggaaagaaaagcgcgaattttaagcaaacaacgctgccgtttccctcggagaggtgagtatagcaatattttttattttaattctttcttttacacattaatatggttcccagggcctgaaggagagtttcctctccttcagaccctgggaaccatcaggaataccgtccgatacttgagtcccattgacttgtattggtatcgggtatcggtatcggattggatccgatactttgccggtatcgtccgatactttccgataccgatactttcaagtatcggacggtatcgctcaacactacttaagaaggctgttccacattattaaccccttcctgacatctgacgtactatcccgtcgaggtggggtgggcccgtatgaccaccgacgggatagtacgtcatacgcgatcggccgcgctcacggggggagcgcggccgatcgcggccgggtgtcggctgcatatcgcagctgacatccggcactatgtgccaggagcagtcacggaccgcccccagcacattaacccccagcacaccgcgatcaaacatgatcgcagtgtaccggcggtatagggaagcatcgcgcagggagggggctccctgcgggcttccctgagacccctggagcaacgcgatgtgatcgcgttgctccgagggtctcctacctccttcctcgctgcaggtcccggatccaagatggccgcggcatccgggtcctgcagggagaaaggtggcttaccgagcgcctgctcagagcagacgctggtaagcctgccccgatgtaagtgagatcggtgatctgatagagtgctgtgcacactatcagatcatcgatctgtaatgtccccccccgggacaaagtaaaaaagttaaaaaaaatttttccacatgtgtaaaaaaaaataaaaaaaaaaaaaaaattcctaaataaataataataataaaaaaaaaatattattcccgtaaatacatttctttatctaaataaaaaaaacaaaactataaaagtacacatatttagtatcgccgcgtccgtaacgacccatcctataaaactgccccactagttaaccccttcagtaaacaccgtaagaaaaaaaaaaaaaaaacgaggcaaaaaacatcgctttattaccatacggccgaacaaaaagtggaataacacacgatcaaaaagacggatataaataatcatggtaccactgaaaacgtcatcttgtcccgcaaaaaacaagctgccacagcatcatcagcaaaaaaataaaaaagttatagtcctgagaataaagcgatgcaaaaataattattttttccataaaatagtttttatcgtataaaagcgccaaaacataaaaaaatgatataaatgagatatcgctgtaatcatactgacccgaagaataaaactgctttatcaattttaccaaacgcagaacggtataaacgcctctcccaaaagaaattcatgaatagctggtttttggtcattctgcctcacaaaaatcagaataaaaagtgatcaaaaatggtcacgtgtccgaaaatgttaccaataaaaacgtcaactcgtcccgcaaaaaacaagacctcacattactctgtgcaccaaaatgtgaaaaaattataggtctcaaaatgtggagacgcaaaaacgtttttgctataaaaagcgtcttttatagtgcgatggctgccaatcataaaaatccgatataaaaaacgctataaaagtaaatcaaaccccccttcatcacccccttagttagggaaaaataataaaattaaaaaaatgtatttatttccattttcccattagggctagggttagggttagggctagggttagggtttgggctaaagttagggttagggctagggttagggctagggttagggttggaggtaaagttagggttagggtttggattacatttacggttgggattagggttggaattagaattatgggtgtgtcagggttaggggtgtggttagggttaccgttgggattagggttaggggtgtgcttggattagggtttcaggtagaattggggagtttccactgttcaggcacatcagtggctctccaaatgcgacatggcgtccaatctcaattccagccaattctgcgttgaaaaagtaaaacagtgctccttcccttccgagctctcccgtgcgtccaaaaaggggtttaccccaacatatgggttatcagcgtactcgggacaaattgatcaacaacttctggtgtccaagttctcttgttatccttgggaaaataaaaattgggggggctaaaaatcatttttgtgggaaaaaaagagattttttattttcacggctctgcgttgtaaactgtagtgaaacacttgggggttcaaagttctcacaacacatctagataagtttcttgggaggtctagtttccaatatggggtcacttgtgtggggtttgtactgtttgggtacatcaggggctctgcaaatgcaacgtgacgcctgcagaccaatccatttaagtctgcattccaaatggtgctccttcccttccgacctctgtcatgcacccaaacagtggttcccccccacatagggggtatcagcgtactcaggacaaattggacaacaacttttggggtctattttatcctgttacccttgtga from Ranitomeya variabilis isolate aRanVar5 chromosome 3, aRanVar5.hap1, whole genome shotgun sequence includes:
- the LOC143817806 gene encoding odorant receptor 131-2-like; protein product: MVNFTSIPRNDSATSIYTELVDAVIQTVLVVFTLLFFTFFLYIISVLLKVFFSNPHIWEKSRYILFVHMLINDTLFLALGNFLLLSTTYSVSLPVPVCFTLQTLTSCSFRVTPYNLAVMSLERYVAICFPLRHLEFCTAKKARSIILVIWVIGVCPSIADLTVIMFSTEKSFLSLYVACDLSLLALTPQQNVIKAIINFSSFAVVALIIAFTYIKVMLVARKIGSGGSSALKARKTVMLHAFQLILCMFSFISTINETQFIKYIRYLLTSSFLIFTCLPRLLSPVIYGLRDEVFRKYIKKLYFIKY